TGCTTGGCGTTGTCGGGGTGCTCGGGGCCGCGAATGTGGGCCACCCGCGTCAGGCCCTGGCTGAGCAGGTGGATAGTAGCATCGAAGGCGCCCTGAAAGTCGTTGACGACAACGTAGCTGGAAGCCAGCTCCCGGCTGATTTTGTCGAACTGCACCACGGGCGTGCCCCAGTCCTGGGCGGCGCGCAGGTGGTCCACGGCCACGGTTTCGTTGGACAGGCACACCAGCAGGCCATCCACGCCGGCGGCCTGGAGCATCCGGGCCTGGCGCTGCTCCTTCTGCATCGACTCGTTCGACTGGGTGAGCATCACCTGGTAGTCGTGTCGGTCGGCCACGTCAATTACCCCGCTCACCACGCTGGAAAAGAAGGGGTGCACGGTTTCGGGGATAATCATGCCCACCACGCTGAAGTGCTGCTGCCGCAGCTTGACGGCCAGCGGATTAGGAGTGTAGTGAAGCCGCTGGGCCGTGTCGAGCACGCGGGCTTTGGTGTCGGAGCTGATGTCAGGGTAGCCTTTCAGGGCGCGGGAAACCGTGGCGACGGTAATTCCCAGGGCCTGCGCAATGTCGCGCAACGTAGCTCTTTTCATAGCAGAAGTGAAGGTGGACAGGACGAAAACCGGGAACGGCTCTGTCTCAAGGTAGCCAAATCTGGCGGGCGAGCAGTAAGCCACCGGGGCACAATTCGGCTGGTTTGCTAAAAAAACCGGCCTGAATCCAAAAAAATAATTAGGCTCCGAAAACGATTACGGTATCGTTTTCGGAAGAAAAACGGTGTCTATCAAGAGTTTAGTGCTTGATTTTATCTGTGTTAATTCTACACCTTTAGTGCATCAGCCAAAAATATCCACCTAAAATCCCACTCCTTTTATGTCGGCATTTTTACACATTCGCACCGGACTGACAGTCGTCTTTCTGGTGCTGGCCAGTGCGGTGCTGGGGCAAGGCGTCGTGCAGGGCACCGTGGCCGAGCCCAATGGCACGCCCGTTGTTGGGGCCACCGTGCTGGTGAAAGGCACCACCAATGCCACCCCCACCGATGTGTCGGGCAAGTACGAGCTGCGCATAGCACCCGGCACCTACGAGCTAGTGTTTTCGTCGGTAGGCTACAAGGCCGTAACGCGCCCCGTAACCGTAGGCTCCGCACCCGTAACCGTCAATGCAACGCTGGCAGAAGACGCCCAGGTGCTGGGCGACGTGGTGGTGGTGGGCTACGGCACGGCCCGGAAGCAGGACGTAACCGGTGCCGTGGCCGTATTAGGCGAAAAGGACTTCAACAGAGGCACCTTTACTTCGCCCGACCAGCTCATTCAGGGACGCGTATCGGGCGTGCAGGTTAGCAATAACAGCGGGCAGCCTGGCGGGCCCTCTACCATCCGCATCCGGGGCAACTCCGCCGTAACCGGTACTGGTCAGCCATTGTATGTGGTGGATGGCGTGCCGCTCGACGGGCGCACGGCCCGGCCGGGCCTCGTGGCCTCGACCGACGTGGGGACCGGGGCCGACAGCAACCCACTCAACTTCCTCAACCCCGACGACATCGAGACCTTCACCGTGCTCAAAGACGCTTCGGCCACGGCCATCTACGGCTCGCGGGCGGCGTTTGGGGTAGTGCTTATTACCACCAAGAAAGGCCGGTCGGGCACCCCGGTGCTCAGTGTGGGTGCCGCCACGGGCTTCTCGACCTTGTTGCGCCGACCCGAGTTTCTCAACGCCAGCCAGTTCCGCGAAGCCTTGGTCTACTACGGGCTGCCCACCAGTGGGCCCACCAGCGCCGACAAGGGCGGCGACGTGGACGCCCTGGATGAGATTCTGCGCACCGGCTACCTGCAGAATTACAACGTGTCCATGAGCGGCGGCGGTGAAACCGGCCGCTACCGCCTCTCGCTGGGCTACCTCGACCAGGATGGCATCGTGCGCAAAACTGGTTTTAAAAAGTACAGCGCCAGCCTTTCAACCAACCTGCAATTTCTGGAAAGCAAGCGCTTGGGCGTGGACGTGAACATTACCACCAGCCAGTTTCGCGAGCAGCAGGCCAACATCACTACCGACGCGGGCTTCCGGGGTAGCCTCATCGGGCAGGCATTGCAGTGGA
This region of Hymenobacter sp. YIM 151500-1 genomic DNA includes:
- a CDS encoding LacI family DNA-binding transcriptional regulator, whose translation is MKRATLRDIAQALGITVATVSRALKGYPDISSDTKARVLDTAQRLHYTPNPLAVKLRQQHFSVVGMIIPETVHPFFSSVVSGVIDVADRHDYQVMLTQSNESMQKEQRQARMLQAAGVDGLLVCLSNETVAVDHLRAAQDWGTPVVQFDKISRELASSYVVVNDFQGAFDATIHLLSQGLTRVAHIRGPEHPDNAKQRLAGYRAALAQAGVPFRPEYVRQCQHVTQEEGYRFTRELLALPEPPQAVFTITDLVAVGALLAAKDAGRRVPQDLAIIGFSDWHVASVMDPPISSVYQPGFEMGRQAMHLLLREMHLVQHDEPVEHQAVVLDTDLRIRQSSVVAAEEVQVAGVLQGTGS